One Gemmatimonadota bacterium DNA window includes the following coding sequences:
- a CDS encoding MgtC/SapB family protein, whose product MSAGAAQGLDAMFGGGSPQDFPTIEQGLSAFRDAGQIAYLALGIALAILLSSVIAFHPRRRGRVRDDADLEYPRTIILFAVVGAIVAQIVRVSPAMALVVFGIGGLIRFRTRIGAPADTGHAILATLIGIAAGMGMFLLAVIGTITAWLLILTMESRPAYRLRVRDLDELGALEAREKIRPILAASGWKVLGEAHRPDEGKLDFYVRGKDPDAAESLRAELRQAFEEAEGRVRLEDAI is encoded by the coding sequence GTGAGCGCGGGGGCCGCGCAGGGCCTGGACGCGATGTTCGGGGGCGGTTCACCTCAGGACTTCCCGACGATCGAGCAGGGCCTGAGCGCGTTCCGGGACGCAGGGCAGATCGCCTACCTGGCGCTGGGCATCGCGCTGGCGATCCTGCTGTCCTCGGTGATCGCGTTCCACCCGCGGCGGCGCGGCCGGGTGCGGGATGACGCGGACCTGGAGTATCCGCGCACGATCATCCTGTTCGCGGTGGTCGGCGCCATCGTCGCGCAGATCGTCCGGGTGAGCCCCGCGATGGCGCTGGTGGTGTTCGGCATCGGCGGCCTGATTCGTTTCCGCACCCGCATCGGCGCGCCCGCCGACACCGGCCACGCCATCCTAGCCACGCTGATCGGTATCGCAGCCGGCATGGGCATGTTCCTGCTAGCCGTGATCGGAACGATCACTGCCTGGCTGCTGATTCTCACGATGGAGAGCCGGCCCGCCTACCGGCTGCGCGTGCGCGACCTGGACGAGCTGGGCGCTCTCGAGGCGCGCGAGAAGATCCGGCCCATTCTCGCGGCCTCCGGGTGGAAGGTCCTGGGCGAGGCGCACCGTCCCGACGAGGGCAAGCTGGACTTCTACGTGCGCGGAAAAGATCCGGACGCCGCAGAGTCGCTGCGCGCGGAGTTGCGCCAGGCCTTCGAAGAGGCGGAGGGCAGGGTTCGCCTGGAGGACGCGATCTGA
- a CDS encoding alpha/beta family hydrolase has product MRALYVLAHGAGAGMRHAFMEDISRVLAERGIGTFRYQFPYTEEGRRAPDPAPRLEKTVRAAVAEAARLAPGAPLIAGGKSMGGRMTSRAQSAEALPDVRGLAFLGFPLHAPGREGVERADHLAAVEIPMLFVQGTRDRLANLELIGSVAGGLGDLATLEVIEGGDHSFAVPKKLGVSREEVLEDVAARIAAWAGAVTR; this is encoded by the coding sequence ATGCGCGCCCTGTACGTCCTGGCCCACGGCGCCGGCGCTGGTATGCGCCACGCGTTCATGGAGGACATCTCGCGCGTCCTCGCCGAGCGCGGCATCGGCACCTTTCGCTACCAGTTTCCTTACACGGAGGAGGGTCGCCGGGCCCCCGACCCCGCGCCGCGCCTGGAGAAAACCGTGCGGGCAGCGGTGGCGGAGGCCGCACGGCTGGCCCCCGGCGCGCCGCTGATCGCAGGTGGCAAGTCAATGGGCGGGCGCATGACGTCGCGCGCCCAGTCGGCGGAGGCGCTTCCGGACGTGCGCGGCTTGGCGTTCCTGGGCTTTCCGTTGCACGCGCCGGGTAGGGAGGGCGTCGAGCGGGCGGATCACCTGGCCGCCGTCGAGATCCCGATGCTGTTCGTTCAGGGGACGCGCGATAGGCTGGCGAACCTGGAGCTAATCGGGTCGGTGGCCGGGGGGCTAGGCGATCTTGCGACGCTGGAGGTGATCGAGGGAGGCGATCATTCCTTCGCGGTGCCCAAAAAGCTGGGCGTGAGCCGCGAGGAGGTGCTGGAGGACGTCGCCGCCAGGATCGCGGCGTGGGCGGGAGCCGTGACACGCTGA